One window of the Camelina sativa cultivar DH55 chromosome 1, Cs, whole genome shotgun sequence genome contains the following:
- the LOC104706848 gene encoding probable E3 ubiquitin protein ligase DRIPH — MPTVRVKKEDVARCFTCPLCTKRFVGATTIIECLHTFCWDCIHDKFTTQKLRACPVCNVDLGGLPLEKLRKDYGWIELRQKIFPLKTKGVKAEPKTVATSLKSSKKKKKPLTSPLESSSRVPFSPAAPLEPNVVVEENHRHVVLGLFCQSAAKPIITFKKRGRKASVPKKNDSGMVSEQPNVKKLHPFDLNNEPDNGLDEAEASRSQDCIPNINDAVVPLNMNDAASVIVELANGVDCVVNRETKEVPVQENHQNTVLIKSDRDTEEVSGQKLMNNSRGKQGCGRSRSRKEKGKQPVGNGYGSRLRPRKDGRTVPPAAVSTPEVAIPVEGEKEVERRDSPVFKPVWFKLVASTTHNNEMILPDIKSPYIRVKNGNMTVSNVKKYLMVKIGGVFENEDEVEIWLGHEPLSSSLTLQNVIDWWVQITPLPKRQSAMVGDSAADFVMVLHYSFKSECSASGSGSGSGSE; from the exons atgccaaCAGTACGAGTGAAGAAGGAGGACGTTGCTCGATGCTTCACATGTCCTCTCTGCACCAAACGCTTCGTTGGTGCCACCACCATCATCGAGTGCCTCCACACCT TTTGCTGGGACTGCATACATGACAAGTTTACAACACAGAAACTGAGAGCTTGTCCAGTCTGCAATGTTGATCTTGGTGGTTTGCCTCTCGAGAAACTCAG GAAGGATTACGGGTGGATAGAATTGAGGCAAAAAATCTTCCCACTAAAGACAAAAGGTGTAAAGGCAGAACCTAAAACTGTAGCAACCTCTTTGAAAtcttccaagaagaagaaaaagcctCTAACTTCACCCCTGGAGTCTTCATCTAGAGTACCATTCTCACCTGCTGCTCCATTGGAACCCAATGTGGTTGTGGAGGAGAATCACAGACATGTAGTGCTAGGTCTTTTTTGTCAGAGTGCAGCGAAACCGATAATCACGTTTAAGAAACGTGGAAGGAAAGCTTCAGTTCCTAAGAAGAATGATTCGGGAATGGTATCTGAACAGCCTAATGTTAAGAAGCTCCACCCATTTGATCTCAACAACGAACCAGATAACGGACTG GACGAAGCTGAAGCATCAAGATCTCAAGACTGCATACCGAACATCAACGATGCTGTCGTGCCACTAAACATGAACGATGCTGCTTCTGTGATTGTTGAACTAGCCAATGGTGTTGACTGTGTTGTGAATAGGGAAACAAAGGAAGTACCAGTCCAAGAGAATCATCAAAACACTGTCCTTATCAAATCTGATAGGGATACAGAGGAGGTCTCTGGTCAGAAACTGATGAACAATTCTAGAGGTAAACAAGGATGTGGTCGATCCAGGTCAAGGAAGGAAAAGGGTAAGCAACCGGTGGGAAATGGTTATGGGTCGAGACTGAGACCCCGAAAGGATGGGAGGACGGTTCCTCCAGCAGCTGTTAGTACACCAGAAGTTGCCATTCCCGTGGAAGGGGAAAAGGAAGTTGAAAGACGTGACAGTCCAGTTTTCAAGCCAGTTTGGTTTAAACTAGTGGCTTCAACGACTCA CAACAATGAAATGATACTTCCAGATATAAAATCTCCCTACATACGTGTAAA AAATGGAAACATGACTGTCTCAAATGTCAAGAAGTATCTAATGGTTAAGATTGGTGGTGTCTTTGAAAACGAAGACGAG GTGGAGATATGGCTAGGGCATGAGCCACTGTCTTCTTCACTGACACTACAAAACGTGATTGATTGGTGGGTTCAAATAACTCCATTGCCTAAGCGTCAAAGCGCAATGGTTGGAGACTCAGCTGCTGATTTCGTCATGGTTCTCCATTACAGTTTCAAATCTGAGTGCTCTGCCTCTGGTTCTGGATCTGGCTCTGGCTCTGAATAA